The Rhodocytophaga rosea genome has a segment encoding these proteins:
- a CDS encoding PIG-L family deacetylase, protein MKHTGIYAAVLLAGLLLSNAFAQTPKTYPAGEIQLALKKLNVVGTALYMAAHPDDENTAMLSYLAKNRLVRTAYLSVTRGDGGQNLIGAEQAELLGVIRTQELLQARRTDGAEQFFTSAIDFGFSKSTEEALSIWGKEKILSEAVWVIRNIKPDVIITRFPPDSRAGHGQHSASSVLAAEAFVAAADAKRFPEQLKYVQPWQARRIVWNSYNPNFNNTTPPKENDYVTVNLGDYNALLGKSYTEIAAESRSMHKSQGFGSARARGNRIDYLRHTAGEQGAKDLFDGVDLSWKRIPGSSRLSKTLQQALESFKPENPSASLPLLLQAYKQIQQLPTDNYWISVKKKELEEVIAACAGLWYEANATAYASTPSGKLKVNTSIVKRSDFPVNVSQIRFVGAQKDTAMALPLKNNETATFPFTIEVPAATIFTQPYWLREPLTKGTFQVKDLQLVGKPENEAPIGVEFTFNLEGQSFTWTKPVTYKWTDPVQGELYRPLEIRPQVMVNLAEKVYMFPDQSAKTVEVLLKAGKENVSGEVSLELPSSWKVMPASIPFELKKHAEEMRVSFQVTPPAYTASETLKAIIKTSSGLSLSRGILTIDYSHIPVQTLFPEATAKAVRADMQIAGKQIGYIMGAGDDVPASLRQIGYQVTLLSDNDLQKDTDFLSRFDAIIAGVRAYNTQERLKFYQPKLLQYVNNGGTLLIQYNVSNNLVTDEIGPYPFRLSRERVTVEEAPVTFLKPDHQVFQLPNKITPKDFEGWVQERGLYFADSLDTRYETILTTKDPGEKEKAQPYGLFISPYGKGRFVYTGYAFFRQLPAGVPGAYRFFANLIARKEAE, encoded by the coding sequence ATGAAACATACAGGTATATATGCTGCCGTTCTATTGGCCGGTTTGCTCCTTTCCAATGCTTTTGCTCAAACCCCTAAAACTTATCCTGCCGGAGAAATACAGCTCGCTTTAAAAAAACTCAATGTAGTAGGTACAGCCCTTTATATGGCCGCTCACCCCGACGATGAAAATACTGCGATGCTCTCGTATCTGGCGAAAAACCGGCTCGTGCGAACGGCTTATTTATCCGTCACCAGAGGAGATGGCGGACAAAATCTGATTGGTGCTGAACAGGCCGAATTGCTTGGGGTGATCCGCACGCAGGAATTGCTGCAAGCCCGCCGGACCGATGGAGCTGAGCAGTTTTTTACCAGTGCCATTGATTTTGGCTTTTCTAAATCTACCGAAGAAGCTTTGTCTATCTGGGGAAAGGAAAAAATCCTGTCGGAGGCTGTCTGGGTGATCCGCAATATTAAGCCAGATGTCATCATTACCCGTTTTCCGCCAGATTCAAGGGCAGGACATGGGCAACACAGCGCCTCCTCCGTACTGGCTGCAGAAGCGTTTGTGGCAGCGGCTGATGCGAAACGTTTTCCCGAACAACTCAAGTATGTACAACCCTGGCAAGCCAGACGTATCGTCTGGAATAGTTATAATCCTAACTTTAACAATACTACTCCTCCTAAGGAAAATGATTATGTAACAGTAAATCTGGGTGATTATAATGCCTTACTGGGGAAATCCTATACGGAAATTGCTGCCGAGAGCCGCAGTATGCATAAAAGCCAGGGCTTTGGTTCGGCAAGAGCACGCGGAAACCGTATCGATTACCTGCGTCATACGGCCGGAGAGCAGGGGGCCAAAGATTTGTTTGATGGAGTTGACCTGAGCTGGAAACGAATTCCGGGAAGCAGCCGCCTGAGTAAAACCTTACAGCAAGCCCTCGAAAGTTTCAAACCAGAAAATCCTTCCGCTAGCCTGCCATTATTGTTGCAGGCCTATAAACAAATTCAACAACTCCCTACAGACAACTACTGGATAAGCGTAAAAAAGAAGGAGCTGGAAGAAGTAATTGCCGCCTGTGCCGGTTTGTGGTACGAAGCCAATGCTACTGCCTATGCCAGTACGCCTTCTGGTAAACTCAAAGTGAATACGTCCATTGTAAAACGGTCTGATTTTCCGGTAAATGTAAGCCAGATTCGTTTTGTAGGGGCACAGAAAGATACAGCCATGGCGCTGCCCCTGAAGAATAATGAAACTGCAACCTTCCCGTTTACCATTGAAGTTCCGGCTGCTACTATTTTTACTCAGCCATACTGGTTACGGGAGCCGCTTACAAAGGGTACTTTTCAGGTGAAGGATCTGCAATTGGTAGGAAAACCAGAAAATGAGGCTCCAATCGGAGTAGAATTTACTTTCAATCTGGAAGGGCAATCTTTCACCTGGACAAAACCAGTTACCTACAAATGGACAGACCCGGTACAAGGCGAACTCTACCGTCCGCTGGAGATACGGCCTCAGGTAATGGTGAACCTTGCCGAAAAGGTATACATGTTTCCAGATCAATCGGCTAAAACAGTAGAGGTATTGCTTAAAGCCGGCAAGGAAAACGTAAGTGGCGAAGTAAGTCTTGAACTGCCCTCTTCCTGGAAAGTAATGCCTGCCAGTATTCCTTTTGAACTGAAAAAGCATGCAGAAGAAATGAGAGTAAGTTTTCAGGTAACTCCTCCAGCCTACACGGCCAGTGAAACGCTTAAGGCTATAATTAAAACTTCATCAGGACTTTCTCTTTCCAGAGGCATTCTCACCATTGATTACTCACATATTCCAGTACAAACGCTATTTCCGGAAGCAACTGCCAAAGCCGTGCGGGCCGATATGCAGATTGCTGGCAAACAGATTGGCTATATTATGGGCGCTGGTGATGATGTTCCGGCTTCGCTCCGGCAGATTGGCTACCAGGTTACGCTGTTGTCTGATAATGACCTGCAAAAAGATACTGATTTTCTAAGCCGCTTTGATGCTATTATTGCCGGTGTACGGGCGTATAATACCCAGGAACGGCTTAAATTCTACCAGCCTAAACTATTGCAGTATGTAAATAACGGGGGTACTTTATTAATTCAGTACAATGTGAGCAATAATCTGGTTACCGATGAAATTGGCCCCTATCCCTTCCGCCTATCCAGAGAAAGAGTAACAGTGGAGGAAGCGCCGGTTACATTTTTGAAACCGGATCACCAGGTATTTCAGCTACCCAATAAAATCACGCCTAAAGACTTTGAAGGCTGGGTACAGGAACGGGGTTTGTATTTTGCTGATAGTCTGGATACCCGGTACGAAACCATTCTCACTACGAAAGATCCGGGAGAAAAAGAAAAAGCACAACCCTACGGATTATTCATTTCTCCTTACGGCAAAGGCAGGTTTGTATACACCGGGTATGCATTTTTCAGACAATTGCCGGCTGGCGTACCAGGAGCATACCGCTTTTTTGCCAACCTGATTGCCAGAAAAGAAGCTGAATGA